One segment of Acidianus sp. HS-5 DNA contains the following:
- a CDS encoding LOG family protein, giving the protein MQVAIAVHSSLTKELENKIRRFFENLKCSPTILVGGYWGGMKTVVDEALKRKLKVIAILPVEREDVELPSEVIRINSGCEYRCRSVILVRSADLVVSLGGEVGTTIEIFMAYAMGKKTLVLTDTGFSTDRIKNTFQEYFDNRKVMKVDYYSSPEELAEEVCKPAIQVRTNFG; this is encoded by the coding sequence ATGCAAGTAGCAATAGCAGTTCATAGCTCTCTCACTAAAGAGTTAGAGAATAAAATAAGGAGATTTTTCGAAAATCTCAAGTGCAGTCCTACTATTCTTGTAGGAGGGTATTGGGGCGGAATGAAAACTGTAGTTGATGAGGCATTAAAGAGGAAGCTTAAGGTTATCGCAATATTGCCTGTAGAAAGAGAAGACGTAGAATTGCCTTCTGAAGTTATAAGGATAAATAGTGGTTGCGAATATAGATGTAGATCTGTAATTCTAGTTAGATCTGCAGATCTTGTGGTCTCTTTAGGTGGTGAAGTGGGAACTACTATAGAGATTTTCATGGCTTATGCAATGGGTAAGAAGACTCTAGTTTTAACGGATACGGGATTTTCTACCGATAGGATAAAAAACACTTTCCAGGAGTACTTTGATAATAGGAAAGTTATGAAGGTTGATTACTATTCCTCTCCGGAGGAATTAGCCGAGGAAGTTTGTAAGCCAGCAATTCAAGTTAGGACAAACTTTGGTTAA
- a CDS encoding M56 family metallopeptidase, with protein sequence MVTRYWLRYYVISFASIAIIDVIVSSIIINIPFLYIFQIVIIFGLWYLISPLIMVFLLKMRKSGEEVAKTVEKVSKEFGIKTPHVYISYVDFPNALAFGNIFFRGMAVTSPLLDLLNDQELEAVIAHEISHLKNHDPEMLILSIMGINSVYSILIYFFPCYIELIVALYFLGLFPLFFAIHRKVEKRADITAVKRDKNFAVPLETALIKIAYLSDKLPSYVLKNFPELQVLLMKYDIISSNYGNGGLFRTHPSLSERLRYLSNYEY encoded by the coding sequence ATGGTAACTAGATATTGGTTAAGATACTACGTTATATCCTTCGCGTCAATTGCAATCATAGACGTCATAGTCTCATCAATAATAATAAACATACCCTTCCTTTATATTTTTCAAATAGTTATAATATTTGGGCTTTGGTACTTAATTTCTCCCTTAATAATGGTATTTTTACTGAAGATGAGAAAAAGCGGAGAAGAAGTAGCTAAGACAGTTGAGAAGGTCTCCAAAGAATTTGGAATAAAAACTCCTCATGTTTATATTTCATACGTGGATTTTCCTAATGCCCTAGCTTTCGGTAATATATTTTTTAGAGGAATGGCAGTAACTTCACCTTTATTGGATTTACTTAATGATCAAGAATTAGAGGCAGTAATAGCTCACGAGATCTCCCACTTAAAAAATCATGATCCGGAAATGTTAATATTATCAATAATGGGAATTAACTCAGTTTATTCCATTTTAATTTACTTCTTCCCTTGTTACATTGAGTTAATAGTTGCATTGTATTTCCTCGGTCTATTTCCGTTATTTTTTGCAATACATAGGAAAGTAGAGAAAAGGGCAGATATAACTGCAGTAAAGCGAGATAAAAATTTCGCAGTACCGCTTGAGACCGCATTAATAAAAATTGCATATCTAAGCGATAAATTACCATCTTATGTACTAAAGAATTTTCCAGAATTACAAGTGCTATTGATGAAGTATGATATAATCTCAAGTAATTACGGCAACGGAGGTTTATTCAGGACTCATCCATCGCTTAGCGAAAGACTTAGGTATTTAAGCAATTATGAATATTAA
- a CDS encoding energy-coupling factor transporter transmembrane component T: protein MIYIQYLLLPLVYFVTIFLMIKLGYGGLAEIVKYEKRRITVNPLSKIIFEVGLFLFLSRGFYAFLNNFLVLLIFPFLLLLGILLILRDKIKCLTYYITAYLLITSWVEINMYYGMGNIIYTWPYEISKIFGYSRVVTYYSIIHGILFSLYSPTLYITLLGFIFIATTNTSELIRAFSELKIPLAVTLIFSVFVKVIPNALKNMETSYKMEILRGLDYGKPLPLRLIYQLYGLIAVILPVFVYIVKGSRNLAIALETRGYMSRKSRTSLAKIGFHYLDYLLLFISVIFFYISFS from the coding sequence ATGATTTATATACAGTATCTTTTATTACCGCTAGTTTATTTTGTCACAATATTTTTAATGATAAAATTAGGTTATGGCGGACTTGCAGAGATTGTTAAGTATGAAAAGAGAAGAATTACAGTCAATCCATTAAGTAAAATAATCTTTGAAGTAGGCCTCTTTTTATTCCTCTCGAGAGGATTTTATGCATTCTTGAATAACTTCTTAGTTCTCTTAATTTTCCCTTTCTTACTTCTTTTAGGGATTTTACTTATACTTAGGGATAAAATAAAGTGTTTAACCTATTACATAACAGCTTATTTACTTATAACATCGTGGGTAGAGATCAATATGTATTATGGGATGGGTAATATAATTTATACTTGGCCTTATGAAATTTCAAAGATATTCGGTTATTCCAGAGTAGTAACTTACTATTCCATAATTCACGGAATCTTATTCTCTTTATACAGTCCAACATTATATATTACTCTACTCGGCTTCATTTTTATTGCGACAACTAATACGTCTGAATTAATTAGAGCATTCTCCGAGCTTAAAATACCTTTGGCAGTTACCTTAATATTCTCAGTCTTCGTTAAAGTAATTCCAAATGCATTAAAGAATATGGAGACATCTTATAAGATGGAAATCTTAAGAGGCTTAGATTACGGAAAACCGCTTCCTTTAAGATTAATTTACCAACTTTATGGATTAATTGCAGTAATCTTACCCGTCTTTGTTTATATTGTCAAGGGATCTAGAAATCTTGCAATAGCTTTAGAGACAAGAGGTTACATGAGTAGAAAAAGCAGGACTTCATTAGCAAAAATAGGCTTTCATTATTTAGATTATCTGTTACTTTTTATTTCTGTTATATTTTTCTATATTTCTTTCTCATGA
- a CDS encoding MFS transporter, giving the protein MDRKILALTNTSIGIFMAFANYNMIIIALPAIFKGLNFNPTSPDSLGYLIWVILGYMVITSSLVVTFGRISDLKGRARFYSIGFLIFAIASALLASITATGNLGVLEMIFFRLLQGVGGGLLMVNSTAVLTDYFDRRELGKALGLNQVAGLVGGVAGLIIGGVLSIYNWRYIFVFSALVGIVGTIWSFLTLKDIQKPIKRSIDVIGNTLFALGVTILLISVTYGLLPYNNQPLGWSDPWVMIGIVISLSMIGSFIYVEKKVKDPMFDLSLFKNKDFSTSNTANMVASLARQGILLMLLVLLQGIWLPLHGVPYCQTPFWAGIYLIPNVLGFATLGPISGILSDRYGGKILTSLGLIISALGFIFLALLPYNFNIYEFFLITFIQGAGMGLFTAPNTADMMASVSIEKRGMASGMRAALQNTASAFSVVLYFSILISAMTGSLNSSIFSALAQYGISFHQTIPASVVIFSALLGYDPLGAFASTLPHSIAVKIDNPHFFVTTIAPSFMSSLRLTLYISAVLLFMSAIISALRESGRVGRLGNNTQREQETERTATKRS; this is encoded by the coding sequence ATGGACAGGAAAATATTAGCTTTAACAAATACTAGCATAGGAATATTTATGGCGTTTGCAAATTATAATATGATAATAATTGCATTACCTGCAATATTTAAAGGACTTAACTTTAATCCCACAAGTCCAGACTCTTTAGGCTACTTGATTTGGGTAATTTTAGGTTATATGGTTATAACATCATCGCTAGTTGTAACTTTCGGCAGAATTTCAGACTTAAAAGGTAGAGCACGATTTTACAGTATAGGATTCCTTATTTTTGCAATAGCTTCTGCTCTTTTGGCTTCAATAACTGCAACTGGGAACTTAGGAGTTCTAGAAATGATCTTCTTTAGGCTATTGCAAGGCGTAGGCGGAGGATTATTAATGGTAAATAGTACAGCAGTTTTAACTGATTACTTTGATAGGAGAGAATTAGGTAAAGCATTAGGGCTTAATCAAGTTGCTGGATTAGTAGGAGGTGTAGCAGGACTAATTATAGGAGGAGTCTTATCTATTTACAATTGGAGATATATTTTCGTATTTAGCGCATTAGTAGGAATAGTAGGTACAATCTGGTCTTTTCTCACATTAAAGGATATCCAAAAACCAATTAAGAGGTCTATTGATGTAATAGGCAATACTTTATTCGCATTAGGAGTAACAATTCTTCTCATTTCAGTAACTTACGGTTTATTGCCTTACAATAATCAACCTCTAGGTTGGAGTGACCCATGGGTTATGATAGGAATCGTAATATCGTTATCTATGATAGGAAGTTTCATTTATGTGGAGAAGAAAGTAAAAGATCCAATGTTCGATCTGTCCCTCTTTAAGAATAAGGATTTCTCGACATCAAATACTGCTAACATGGTAGCTTCTCTAGCTAGACAAGGTATTCTATTAATGCTTTTAGTTCTCCTTCAAGGTATATGGTTACCTTTACACGGAGTACCTTATTGTCAAACTCCTTTCTGGGCCGGAATATACTTAATTCCTAACGTTTTAGGTTTTGCAACATTAGGTCCTATTAGTGGGATTCTCTCAGATAGATACGGAGGAAAAATACTCACTAGTCTAGGATTGATAATAAGCGCCTTAGGATTTATATTTCTAGCGTTATTACCTTATAATTTCAACATATATGAGTTCTTTTTAATAACATTTATACAAGGAGCTGGAATGGGATTGTTTACTGCACCTAATACTGCAGACATGATGGCTTCAGTATCTATAGAAAAAAGAGGTATGGCATCAGGAATGAGGGCAGCATTGCAGAATACTGCATCGGCCTTTAGCGTAGTACTTTACTTCAGTATCTTAATTTCAGCGATGACAGGAAGTCTTAACTCATCAATTTTCTCAGCGTTAGCTCAATACGGCATAAGTTTTCATCAAACTATTCCTGCATCTGTCGTAATATTCTCGGCATTATTAGGATATGATCCTTTAGGAGCATTTGCGTCAACTTTACCTCATTCAATTGCAGTAAAGATAGATAATCCTCACTTCTTCGTTACAACTATAGCTCCTTCATTTATGAGTTCACTTAGGTTAACACTTTATATCTCCGCGGTTTTACTTTTCATGTCAGCAATAATTTCCGCATTAAGAGAGAGTGGTAGAGTTGGAAGATTGGGAAATAATACTCAAAGGGAACAGGAAACTGAGAGAACTGCTACAAAAAGAAGCTGA
- a CDS encoding MarR family transcriptional regulator, translating into MVELEDWEIILKGNRKLRELLQKEAEKRGLSYTEVSTLYFLKGGEKNVSGLAEFVGVNKSTMVEILDKLENEGMITRSRNDKDRRVVLVKITQKGLEELEDVRQGYKNLIKEILAKSEGDVIKFFQIIIEEVSAKENVNVQK; encoded by the coding sequence GTGGTAGAGTTGGAAGATTGGGAAATAATACTCAAAGGGAACAGGAAACTGAGAGAACTGCTACAAAAAGAAGCTGAAAAACGTGGATTATCTTATACTGAGGTGTCTACTCTTTATTTTTTAAAAGGCGGAGAAAAGAACGTTAGCGGTTTAGCTGAATTTGTTGGAGTTAACAAGTCTACAATGGTTGAAATACTTGATAAACTAGAAAACGAGGGAATGATAACTAGAAGCAGAAACGATAAAGATAGGAGGGTAGTACTAGTTAAAATAACTCAAAAAGGTTTAGAAGAGCTTGAAGACGTCAGACAAGGATATAAGAATCTAATAAAGGAAATACTGGCAAAGTCTGAAGGAGATGTCATAAAATTCTTTCAAATAATTATAGAAGAAGTTTCCGCAAAGGAGAACGTAAATGTTCAAAAATGA
- a CDS encoding MFS transporter codes for MFKNEFLYMAVTIFTLTFAIRASNNMLITTVPLISAYVFHFSSVLIGIVSSMLSISTFISSFFINSRLDSSKRRSLFLISSAIYALTFPLFFIANEILILPLSFLAGFSLGFLFPNIITLSSSFNDRRKSEQMLALYTTALSLSLIISPGLESLILQRFTLRQAFLFFSLLAFLVLAISLTIKFPESHRKRKVNSKAKEIIFSPKFLSPFFNNLMYDIPFAFIEVFGGIYAIDYFHASYSMATLLFTLYFLTSFIGRALFTLAAPSNIFRIIILNVVLSITGLFLAFISFSISLYIISLLILGIPHGLTYPSSLIIIERNFADDERSAANSYFTGILIGLGGVVPMIMGGVVSLIGIRKSFLLLTMVVLAFFIMFFIKQREIKNKEPSSSYP; via the coding sequence ATGTTCAAAAATGAATTTTTGTATATGGCAGTAACAATTTTTACGTTAACCTTTGCGATCAGAGCTTCAAATAATATGTTAATAACAACTGTACCATTAATATCAGCTTACGTCTTTCATTTCTCCTCGGTTTTAATAGGAATCGTATCATCAATGCTTTCAATATCGACTTTTATTTCGAGCTTTTTCATAAACTCAAGATTAGACAGTTCAAAGAGAAGAAGTTTGTTCTTAATATCCTCAGCAATTTATGCATTAACTTTCCCGTTATTCTTCATTGCCAATGAGATCTTGATTTTACCATTATCGTTTTTAGCAGGATTCTCTTTAGGATTTTTATTTCCTAATATTATTACGTTATCTAGCTCATTTAATGATAGAAGGAAAAGTGAGCAAATGCTCGCTTTATACACTACAGCTTTAAGCCTTTCCTTAATAATAAGTCCTGGATTAGAGTCTTTGATACTCCAGAGATTTACTCTAAGGCAAGCTTTCTTATTCTTTTCATTATTGGCTTTCTTAGTTTTAGCAATTTCATTAACTATTAAATTCCCAGAATCTCATAGAAAAAGGAAAGTTAATTCGAAAGCTAAGGAGATTATATTTTCTCCTAAGTTTCTTTCTCCATTCTTTAATAATTTGATGTACGACATACCTTTTGCCTTTATAGAAGTTTTTGGTGGAATTTACGCTATAGATTATTTCCACGCTAGTTATTCCATGGCTACACTTTTATTCACTCTTTATTTTTTAACTTCATTTATAGGTAGGGCACTATTTACATTGGCTGCTCCGAGTAATATATTTAGGATAATAATTTTGAATGTAGTTCTGAGCATAACTGGATTATTCTTAGCTTTTATCTCATTCAGTATATCCTTATATATAATCTCCTTACTTATTTTAGGTATACCTCACGGCCTAACTTATCCTTCATCACTAATAATTATTGAGAGGAACTTTGCTGACGATGAAAGAAGTGCAGCAAACAGTTACTTTACTGGAATACTTATAGGATTAGGAGGAGTAGTCCCCATGATAATGGGAGGAGTTGTGAGTTTAATAGGAATAAGAAAATCCTTCTTACTCCTTACTATGGTAGTGTTAGCGTTCTTCATCATGTTTTTCATAAAACAGAGAGAAATCAAAAATAAGGAACCTTCTTCGTCATATCCTTAA
- a CDS encoding Ldh family oxidoreductase codes for MKILVNDLKEIIRKIMEERGVEYSNVIADHFTEAELRGHSSHGVQRVIPLVKGVELGTIEKRLNYKILKSTTSSLLIDAKRSIGIVLWNKIVNELEFKEPVSIIAVRNSSHIGFLGYYTRRLAQKGYSAIMFGNAEPAVVFPRKAEKLLSTTPLSISIPSNPPVVLDMALSSTARGKIIEAQRRGERIPYGVAVNERGEITTDPTEALKGGILPLGGEKGFYLMLSLELLTSFLTGSAVGPEVKGVLNTENPPNKGEVLIVINPKFTEEENHGIELMRKILGSLPGDRGENLLRNNNEEVEIDEKLLNTLKDMTKKVPYF; via the coding sequence ATGAAAATTCTTGTAAACGATTTAAAGGAAATAATAAGGAAAATCATGGAAGAAAGAGGAGTAGAATATTCTAACGTAATAGCTGACCATTTCACAGAGGCAGAATTAAGGGGCCACTCTTCACATGGCGTGCAGAGGGTTATTCCATTAGTTAAGGGCGTTGAACTAGGAACTATAGAAAAAAGGTTAAATTATAAAATATTGAAGTCTACAACATCATCACTGCTAATAGACGCAAAAAGGAGTATAGGAATAGTATTGTGGAATAAAATAGTTAATGAGCTTGAATTTAAAGAACCAGTAAGTATCATAGCAGTGAGGAATTCTTCGCATATAGGCTTCCTTGGGTACTATACTAGAAGACTTGCGCAAAAAGGATATTCAGCAATAATGTTCGGTAACGCAGAACCTGCAGTAGTTTTCCCAAGAAAAGCTGAAAAACTGCTCTCAACTACTCCTTTAAGCATATCAATTCCTTCAAATCCTCCGGTTGTGTTAGATATGGCATTATCTTCAACTGCAAGAGGAAAAATAATTGAAGCGCAGAGACGTGGAGAAAGAATCCCTTATGGCGTTGCGGTTAATGAGAGGGGAGAAATAACCACTGACCCTACCGAAGCCTTAAAAGGAGGTATTCTACCTTTAGGTGGAGAAAAAGGATTTTATTTAATGTTAAGTTTGGAACTCCTAACGTCTTTCTTAACTGGAAGTGCAGTGGGTCCTGAAGTTAAGGGAGTGTTAAATACAGAAAATCCTCCAAACAAGGGAGAAGTTCTCATAGTTATTAATCCTAAATTTACAGAAGAGGAAAACCACGGCATAGAGTTAATGAGAAAAATTTTAGGCTCCTTGCCGGGAGATAGAGGAGAGAATTTACTAAGGAATAATAACGAAGAAGTAGAAATTGATGAAAAGTTATTGAATACACTTAAGGATATGACGAAGAAGGTTCCTTATTTTTGA
- a CDS encoding APC family permease translates to MSVNIPRLKKGVVGTLEAVAQEIAAMAPACDTVAFITSAAAFAFVLTPLSFLLAMVTMFIEVNTLYHLSKWHASAAGYYGYVATAFGPYPAIITGLMYPVYQIASTAAIPVYVAGIVLPGVLHYFWGIVLPGWVWIAFILFFILFPIFLAMIGIRPQMKYIRYAALTEVAFLAITSLIIILKAPDNTINVFNPFAWSSIAAYTSCWGKIGGPIAGLGLGMIFGLTSFIGYGGSAPLGEEVKSSKAITKALTLGVFIVGIVLTEVSYALTVGWGLDNMTSFATCGIPGIVVYARYLTLAGGLLLALFAFNSAFSDSVAMQSNAGRVYFAMGRDGLLPKFFSYVHPKWVTPSKSLLFIGIASSLLALASGFAIGYFAGYSPAQLVFCPATSKAVFCALSATFDYLTTIALVGFIVAHFINNTAVMVLFTRLKEKHYGINVILHPFLHYILPAIATVIFAFVLYESIWPPVFPVTQAVATGGAVLIFSIIYTSWIRVKKPEAYKAAGKTVNLVEEEKREQPARV, encoded by the coding sequence ATGAGTGTAAACATCCCAAGGCTTAAAAAAGGTGTAGTTGGGACTTTAGAAGCTGTAGCTCAGGAAATAGCCGCAATGGCTCCTGCTTGCGACACAGTAGCTTTTATAACATCAGCAGCAGCCTTTGCTTTCGTTTTAACTCCTCTATCCTTTCTCTTAGCAATGGTCACAATGTTTATTGAGGTTAATACTCTCTATCATCTTTCTAAGTGGCACGCAAGTGCGGCAGGTTATTATGGCTACGTAGCTACTGCATTCGGTCCATATCCGGCAATAATAACTGGGCTGATGTACCCAGTTTATCAGATAGCTAGTACAGCAGCAATTCCAGTTTACGTTGCGGGTATAGTATTGCCGGGCGTATTACATTATTTCTGGGGCATAGTTCTGCCTGGATGGGTATGGATAGCCTTCATATTATTCTTCATTCTCTTTCCTATATTCTTAGCAATGATAGGAATAAGACCTCAAATGAAATACATTAGGTATGCAGCATTAACTGAAGTAGCATTTCTGGCAATAACTTCATTAATAATAATATTGAAAGCTCCAGACAATACTATAAACGTATTTAATCCATTCGCATGGAGTTCAATTGCAGCATATACATCTTGTTGGGGTAAAATAGGAGGTCCTATAGCAGGCTTAGGATTGGGAATGATATTCGGATTAACTAGCTTCATAGGCTATGGGGGCTCTGCACCATTAGGAGAGGAAGTGAAAAGTAGCAAGGCAATCACGAAAGCATTAACGTTGGGTGTATTCATTGTAGGAATAGTATTGACTGAAGTATCTTACGCTTTAACAGTAGGTTGGGGATTAGATAATATGACCTCATTTGCTACATGCGGAATTCCTGGAATAGTTGTTTACGCTAGATATCTTACATTAGCCGGCGGACTATTGCTAGCCTTATTTGCATTTAATTCAGCATTCTCAGATAGCGTAGCAATGCAATCTAATGCAGGAAGAGTTTACTTTGCTATGGGGAGGGACGGATTATTACCTAAGTTCTTCTCCTATGTACATCCAAAGTGGGTTACTCCAAGTAAATCTTTGCTCTTTATAGGAATAGCATCCAGCCTATTAGCTTTAGCATCAGGATTTGCAATAGGTTACTTTGCAGGCTATTCTCCAGCACAGCTAGTATTCTGTCCTGCAACATCTAAGGCAGTATTCTGTGCTCTTAGTGCTACATTCGATTACTTAACAACTATAGCTCTTGTAGGGTTTATCGTAGCACACTTCATAAATAATACTGCAGTAATGGTGCTATTTACAAGGTTAAAGGAGAAACACTACGGAATAAATGTTATCTTACATCCATTCCTGCACTACATATTGCCAGCAATAGCAACTGTAATCTTTGCTTTCGTACTTTATGAATCAATATGGCCTCCAGTATTCCCGGTAACTCAAGCAGTAGCAACTGGTGGAGCAGTACTGATATTCTCTATAATCTACACGTCTTGGATAAGAGTGAAGAAGCCTGAAGCATATAAGGCGGCAGGAAAGACTGTAAACTTAGTTGAGGAAGAAAAAAGAGAACAGCCTGCTAGAGTATAA
- the zfx1 gene encoding zinc-containing ferredoxin Zfx1 translates to MGIDPNYRTSRQVTGEHEGHKVYGPVEPPKVLGIHGTIVGVDFDLCIADGSCITACPVNVFQWYDTPGHPASEKKADPINEQACIFCMACVNVCPVAAIDVKPP, encoded by the coding sequence ATGGGAATAGACCCGAACTACCGTACTTCAAGGCAAGTTACAGGTGAACATGAAGGACATAAAGTATATGGTCCCGTAGAGCCTCCAAAAGTGTTAGGAATTCACGGCACAATAGTAGGCGTAGATTTCGACTTATGTATCGCCGACGGCTCTTGCATAACTGCTTGTCCCGTCAATGTGTTTCAATGGTATGATACACCCGGTCACCCGGCATCCGAGAAGAAGGCAGATCCAATAAATGAACAAGCTTGTATATTCTGCATGGCTTGCGTAAACGTATGTCCAGTAGCAGCGATAGATGTTAAACCACCGTAA
- a CDS encoding rubrerythrin family protein: MELKGSKTAENLKTGFIGESMANRRYLYFAKRADEEGYPDIAAVFRSIAEGETAHAFGHLDFIRQGGLTDPATDKPIKTLEDMIQSAIAGETYEFTQMYPGFAKQAREEGFEEVAEWFETLARAEKSHAERYKQLLSLLQGKQ, encoded by the coding sequence ATGGAGTTAAAGGGAAGTAAAACTGCCGAAAATTTAAAGACCGGTTTTATAGGCGAATCTATGGCAAATAGGCGTTATCTCTATTTCGCTAAAAGGGCTGATGAAGAAGGGTATCCTGATATAGCAGCAGTTTTTAGGAGTATCGCAGAAGGAGAAACCGCACATGCATTTGGACATCTAGATTTCATAAGGCAAGGAGGATTAACAGATCCAGCAACTGATAAGCCAATAAAAACATTGGAAGACATGATTCAATCTGCAATAGCAGGAGAAACTTACGAATTTACTCAAATGTATCCTGGTTTTGCAAAGCAGGCTAGAGAAGAAGGGTTCGAAGAAGTTGCGGAATGGTTCGAAACTCTAGCGAGAGCAGAGAAAAGCCATGCAGAAAGATACAAACAGCTATTGTCACTGCTTCAAGGTAAGCAGTAA
- a CDS encoding heterodisulfide reductase-related iron-sulfur binding cluster has translation MYSLNPEDNSFFDSSKLKAEFVRQASVCHGCRLCFNYCFVFPKMFSITDKKGPKELTLEDLFSIVPDCFHCKMCFNNCPYTPPHEFNMDFAHLMDWAWLYYKQTSSRLSLRDYLFEAVNVPFKKLVSRIYPYTREIMGISKEAPMPQMTEGFKPKVEKVESPIARVVLFHTCLVDDFYPELGQDIIDVYNKLGIEVKTANFLCCGAPMLDVGDAKMLKKVAEYNYSLLDDFIKQGYDVVSPIPTCSLMIEEYKYIINRGIKVYDAMEYLLKLNREGKIKFPSKIAKTILYHTPCHLKYLKIGLPGVVIMRSLGAKVEIADKGCSGIDGGWGLRNYDKAKVIGKKMMEAFSQSKAEVFATECPLAGLQIYKASGKKPLHPIQVLKEALVNG, from the coding sequence ATGTATTCTTTAAATCCTGAAGACAATTCATTTTTTGATTCTTCTAAACTTAAGGCAGAATTTGTAAGACAAGCTTCTGTGTGTCACGGTTGTAGGCTATGTTTCAATTACTGCTTCGTTTTCCCTAAGATGTTTTCAATTACTGACAAGAAAGGCCCTAAAGAGCTAACTTTAGAAGATTTATTCTCGATAGTTCCCGATTGCTTTCACTGCAAGATGTGCTTCAATAATTGTCCTTATACTCCTCCTCACGAATTCAACATGGATTTTGCCCATTTAATGGACTGGGCTTGGCTTTATTATAAGCAGACTTCTTCTAGGTTGTCTTTAAGAGATTATTTATTTGAGGCAGTAAATGTTCCCTTTAAGAAATTAGTGAGTAGAATTTATCCTTACACCAGAGAAATTATGGGAATAAGCAAAGAGGCTCCGATGCCTCAAATGACAGAAGGCTTTAAACCTAAGGTTGAGAAAGTTGAAAGTCCAATAGCTAGAGTAGTTCTTTTTCATACTTGTCTTGTTGATGATTTTTACCCCGAATTAGGCCAGGACATCATAGATGTTTACAACAAGCTAGGAATTGAAGTAAAAACTGCGAACTTTCTTTGTTGCGGTGCACCTATGTTGGATGTAGGAGATGCTAAGATGCTGAAGAAGGTTGCTGAGTATAATTATTCACTCCTTGATGATTTTATTAAACAAGGGTACGATGTTGTTTCTCCAATACCCACTTGTTCACTTATGATTGAGGAATATAAATACATTATAAACAGAGGAATTAAGGTCTATGATGCCATGGAGTATCTTTTGAAGCTTAATAGGGAAGGTAAGATCAAATTCCCCTCAAAGATTGCCAAAACTATACTTTATCACACTCCTTGTCATCTTAAATATTTGAAAATTGGTCTCCCAGGAGTAGTTATTATGAGATCTTTAGGAGCCAAGGTTGAAATAGCTGATAAGGGTTGCTCAGGAATTGATGGAGGTTGGGGGCTGAGAAATTACGATAAGGCTAAGGTTATAGGTAAAAAGATGATGGAAGCCTTTTCTCAAAGTAAGGCAGAAGTTTTTGCTACTGAATGTCCTCTTGCAGGATTACAGATCTACAAGGCTTCTGGTAAAAAACCTCTTCATCCCATTCAAGTTTTAAAGGAGGCGTTGGTCAATGGTTAA
- a CDS encoding DUF3501 family protein, translating into MVNITIKDVLPWREYEKIRMNEIRRITEIKKERRIELGDRLSILFENKDTVLHQIQEMIYLDRLENEKDIEEVIRIYSDLLPANGKIKATLYIYAYSMDDLINVYKTLNKVYNSVFLKISSKLIQGEPEAGREQGDSFSTLQYLTFDLQGEKSDNMEIHVIHENYKVTAKIPEKLANELIKEAYDDQ; encoded by the coding sequence ATGGTTAACATTACGATTAAAGATGTATTACCTTGGAGAGAATACGAGAAAATTAGGATGAATGAAATAAGGAGAATAACAGAAATTAAGAAGGAGAGGAGGATAGAACTGGGCGATAGATTATCAATACTCTTTGAGAATAAGGATACAGTTCTGCATCAAATTCAGGAAATGATTTACCTTGATAGACTAGAAAATGAAAAGGATATAGAAGAAGTAATAAGGATTTACTCTGATTTATTGCCTGCTAATGGAAAAATAAAGGCTACTCTTTATATTTATGCATATTCTATGGATGATTTGATTAATGTGTATAAAACTCTAAATAAAGTATATAATTCTGTCTTTCTAAAGATCAGCTCTAAGCTTATCCAGGGAGAACCAGAGGCCGGAAGAGAACAAGGTGATTCCTTTAGTACTTTACAATATTTAACATTTGACCTTCAAGGAGAAAAGTCTGATAATATGGAGATACACGTTATTCATGAGAACTATAAAGTAACTGCAAAAATTCCTGAGAAATTAGCTAATGAATTGATTAAGGAAGCATATGATGATCAATAA